The nucleotide sequence ATATTCTGCACGAGGCTTCCGACAACGACTACCACGCCGCCCTCGACAAGGTGCCTGGCCTCCGCGACATCGTGAAGGAACTGCACCCCAACGAAGACAAGGAGACCATGTGGTTCCTGATGGAGTTCTTGCTCCATGGTCTGGCCGAATACAGCCTGATTTCTCGCAACCGCCTCACAGCTGGTGCTCAGTTCAAAGACTTGCTGAGCAGCATGTTCACCATGCCCAGCTTCGGCGAGGATGACGACGAGGAAGACGAAGACGAGCGCCCTCAGCGTGGCCGACGTCGGTAGACCGAAGTTATGCATCAAACAACAAGAGCCGCTTCAAGCTGAAGCGGCTCTTGTTGTTTGATGCGTGTTCGAGAATTGTCAACCTTGCTTTCCTACACAAGTTAGCTTCGGTCGCAACTCATTTTGCTCGCCTAGGTGGTGGGTTAAGTGATGCATGCAAGGGTTGATTGCCAGACAAAAAGAACCCAGGTAGCAGGTCTTAAAACAGAAACTCTCTCAGCACACAAGGTGCTGAGAGAGTTTCTGTTTTAGTAGGCTAGAGCCGATTACGCCTCCGTTACTACAATTTTTTGAATCTCGTCGTTGCCTTTGATTTGGTCAATGACATCTAGGCCTTCTACTACCTTACCGAATACCGTGTGGTTGCGGTCGAGGTGGGCCGTGTTCTGACGGTCGTGGACGATAAAGAACTGCGACCCGCCGGTGTTGCGGCCAGCGTGTGCCATGCTCAGCACGCCGCGCTCGTGGTACTGATGCTCGCCGGTTAGCTCGCAGTCGATTTTGTAGCCGGGGCCCCCGGTGCCGGGCATGCCTTTAGCGCCGTCGCGGGAGTTGGGGCAGCCACCCTGAATCATGAAATTCGGGATGACCCGGTGAAACTTCAGGCCGTCGTAGAAGCCTTTTTTTGCTAGGTCGGTGAAGTTCTTAACGGTGTTAGGAGCATCTTGCTCGTAGAACTCCACTTTCATCACACCACGGTTGGTGTGGATTTCGGCAGTTTTCATGGTTGTGGAAACAGATAGAACGTGCACCTACTAGTAAGTGCCAACTGACACATGCCAGCTTGCAGCAAAGGTAGCCATTTTGTAGTCCCAGAAACATCCGGCTATCTGTTGAGTTTCGTAACATAGCAGCTGCTTTATACAGCAGCTTTCATTTCTTCCAACCAACCCCTGTGTTTCGTTTTATGAAAAATTCTCTGCGCCTTACCTCCTTAGGAATGTTATCGGCTGGTGTGCTTGCCTTTGGGCTTGGCAGCTGCGGCGACAACAAGACTGCTGAAACGGCCACTACAGCTACTACCGAAACTGCTACTACAGTAGAC is from Hymenobacter tibetensis and encodes:
- a CDS encoding peptidylprolyl isomerase encodes the protein MKTAEIHTNRGVMKVEFYEQDAPNTVKNFTDLAKKGFYDGLKFHRVIPNFMIQGGCPNSRDGAKGMPGTGGPGYKIDCELTGEHQYHERGVLSMAHAGRNTGGSQFFIVHDRQNTAHLDRNHTVFGKVVEGLDVIDQIKGNDEIQKIVVTEA